A genomic region of Arachis hypogaea cultivar Tifrunner chromosome 5, arahy.Tifrunner.gnm2.J5K5, whole genome shotgun sequence contains the following coding sequences:
- the LOC140173244 gene encoding protein MAIN-LIKE 1-like has product MGDDPARLYRLDGVAHIAGVINDEPQRCIRSMRRQQDMPLDERYVPYLQMAGLYHLARLNDRWFRLDEPLVSAFVERWRPETHTFHMPFGECTITLQDVAYQLGLAVDGHYVSGCLTDFHMYIKGGRTAWVWFEELLGVIPPPSQVQRYAVNCTWFQETFGECPREPMRRLCADLLVPIS; this is encoded by the exons ATGGGAGACGATCCTGCAAGGCTGTACCGGTTGGACGGGgttgctcatatagccggggtcatcaacgacgag CCACagcgatgcatcaggagcatgcggcggcaaCAAGACATGCCACTCGATGAGCGTTATGTTCCCTACTTGCAGATGGCCGGGTTGTACCATCTGGCTAggctgaacgatagatggttcAGGTTAGATGAGCCCCTTGTCAGCGCCTTCGTCGAGCggtggcgtcctgagacgcacaccttccaTATGCCCTttggagagtgcacgatcacgcttcaggacgtggcgtaccagtTGGGGTTGGCAGTGGATGGGCATTATGTTAGCGGTTGCCTTACAGATTTCCATATGTATATCAAGGGTGGACGTACAGCTTGGGTTTGGTTCGAGGAGTTGCTTGGAGTGATTCCTCCTCCGAGCCAGGTTCAGAGGTACGCAGTAAATTGCACCTGGTTCCAGGAGACTTTCGGAGAGTGCCCGAGGGAGCCGATGAGGAGACTGTGCGCCGATTTGCtcgtgcctatatcatga
- the LOC112801973 gene encoding protein DAY-LENGTH-DEPENDENT DELAYED-GREENING 1, chloroplastic — translation MSSSTLLCHNNLIFFNHFTTSHAPSSSSSSFTLHFAPINPKRCDKFVSKAKKKNKRNKSWWRRFFFEDDGNWLGLKEDDMVEIEEEQQRKEEEELSEDDKFEAWKQRAEAIVELREAQEDVRNQEYRMWEDWLLDQHDSASDSGSSWSDGLDYDDKNKNKEKGGRVKEEEDEEEDYVVMEKEEKGLVESVRSLIFGAVEQDDDDLLYEDRVFKYASTNSAKFLAVLIVIPWAMDFLVHDYVLMPFLDRYVKKVPLAAQMLDVRRSQKLEMIKELKTESGRFELETEIGKAPPLTDDEVWWELRRKALELREEWRLENRKAFANIWSDAIYGISLFILLYFNKSKVALLKFTGYKIINNISDTGKAFLIILITDIFLGYHSESGWQTLIEIIVEHYGLEVDQAAITIFVCLVPVVVDACVKLWLFKYLPRLSPKVSNIFQEMKRH, via the exons ATGAGCTCTTCAACTTTGTTATGCCACAACAACCTAATCTTCTTTAACCACTTCACTACTTCGcatgcaccttcttcttcttcttcctctttcactCTTCACTTCGCTCCCATTAACCCTAAACGCTGCGACAAGTTCGTTTCCAAAgctaagaagaagaacaagaggaacaagagttGGTGGCGCAGGTTCTTCTTTGAGGACGATGGCAACTGGCTTGGATTGAAGGAAGATGacatggttgaaattgaagagGAACAACAAcggaaagaggaagaggagttaTCGGAAGATGACAAATTCGAGGCGTGGAAGCAGAGAGCTGAAGCCATTGTTGAGTTGAGGGAAGCACAGGAAGATGTGAGGAACCAGGAGTATAGGATGTGGGAGGATTGGCTTCTTGATCAGCATGATTCTGCTTCTGAttctggttcttcttggagtgaTGGTTTGGATTATGAtgacaagaacaagaacaaggaaAAGGGGGGAAgggtgaaagaagaagaagatgaagaggaggatTATGTTGTGatggagaaagaggagaagggtTTGGTGGAGTCTGTTAGGTCGTTAATTTTCGGTGCTGtggaacaagatgatgatgaCTTGCTCTATGAGGACCGTGTTTTCAAGTATGCTTCCACCAATTCG GCTAAATTTTTGGCAGTGTTGATAGTTATACCTTGGGCCATGGACTTTCTGGTTCATGACTATGTACTGATGCCTTTTTTAGACAG ATATGTGAAGAAAGTACCACTTGCAGCACAAATGCTTGATGTGAGGAGAAGTCAAAAACTTGAAATGATAAAGGAATTAAAGACTGAGTCAGGAAGATTTGAGCTTGAGACAGAGATTGGTAAAGCTCCACCTCTTACTGATGATGAAGTTTGGTGGGAACTAAGGCGTAAAGC ATTAGAGTTGCGAGAAGAGTGGAGATTGGAGAATCGCAAAGCATTTGCCAACATATGGTCAGATGCAATTTATGGGATctctttatttattcttttatacTTCAATAAGAGTAAA GTAGCTTTGCTCAAATTTACtggttataaaattataaataatatttcagATACTGGGAAGGCATTCCTAATTATACTTATCACAGATATATTCCTTGG GTACCATTCTGAATCTGGTTGGCAAACTTTGATTGAGATAATTGTTGAGCACTATGGGCTTGAAGTTGATCAGGCTGCTATAACTATTTTTGTTTGTCTGGTCCCCGTTGTTGTTGATGCTTGTGTGAAACTTTGG
- the LOC112801972 gene encoding signal peptidase complex subunit 3B → MHSFGYRANALFTFAITILALVCAMASLSDSLNSPSPSAHVQVLNINWFQKQPNGNDEVSMTMNISADLQSLFTWNTKQVFVFLAAEYETPKNSLNQISLWDGIIPSKEHAKFWIHTSNKYRFIDQGRNLRGKEFNLTMHWHVMPKTGKMFADKIVMPGYRLPEEYR, encoded by the exons ATGCATTCCTTCGGTTACAGAGCGAACGCTTTGTTCACGTTCGCCATTACCATTCTTGCCCTTGTGTGCGCTATGGCTTCCCTCTCCGACAGCCTCAACTCCCCCTCTCCCTCTGCCCATGTCCAGGTCTTGAACATTAACTGGTTTCAGAAACAGCCCAACGGAAACGAtgag GTCAGCATGACAATGAATATATCAGCAGATTTACAATCTCTTTTCACATGGAACACAAAACAG GTTTTTGTCTTTTTAGCTGCCGAGTATGAAACTCCAAAGAATTCTTTAAATCAG ATATCGCTATGGGATGGTATCATTCCCTCTAAAGAGCATGCAAAGTTTTGGATTCATACTTCAAACAAGTACCGCTTCATCGACCAG GGAAGGAATTTGCGTGGTAAAGAATTTAACTTGACTATGCACTGGCATGTTATGCCAAAGACGGGCAAAATGTTTGCAGATAAAATAGTCATGCCGGGTTACCGTTTGCCAGAGGAATATAGATGA